The genome window ATAATGAGCAAGGATTTAGTTACTGTCTCACCTAACGATGACGTCAATGATGTAGTTAGAATAATGCTAATGAACAATATTGGAGGAATTCCAGTAGTTGATAATAACACTATCGTAGGTATTTTTACTGAAAGAGAAGTATTGAAACTAATAGCATCCTCAGTATTCTCTGGGTTAGTGGATTCCGTGATGTCATGTAACATAATATCTATAGGCGAGGAAAACACAATATTAGATGCTGCAAAACTGATGGCAATGAATAACGTAAGGCGATTGCCAGTATTTGGCAGAGATAATAAACTTATTGGTATAATTACTGCAGCCGATATAATTAAATATCTAGCTAAAAATAAATATATAGGAAAAGTCTTGGATGCAGGAACTAAAAACCCAATAACTATAAACAGATATTACAGTATATTAAATGCAGCTAAATTGATGATAGAAAAGAGAATAGGAACATTACCAGTTATGGAAAATCAAAAATTGATAGGGATTGTTACTGAAAGAGACCT of Sulfolobus sp. E5-1-F contains these proteins:
- a CDS encoding CBS domain-containing protein, giving the protein MKVIDIAYPIVITIFPESSLKEAIDILSNNPSGRIVVLKDEKPIGIVSTRDVVASFSEYGTNIYDLKVKDIMSKDLVTVSPNDDVNDVVRIMLMNNIGGIPVVDNNTIVGIFTEREVLKLIASSVFSGLVDSVMSCNIISIGEENTILDAAKLMAMNNVRRLPVFGRDNKLIGIITAADIIKYLAKNKYIGKVLDAGTKNPITINRYYSILNAAKLMIEKRIGTLPVMENQKLIGIVTERDLMYAYINIV